A single window of Tuberibacillus sp. Marseille-P3662 DNA harbors:
- a CDS encoding DMT family transporter, which yields MAWLTLIIAGCCEMVGVTALEKISRKVSWRSVGLLATGFICSFSLLKLAMNTIPMSTAYAVWSGIGTAGSALLGMIIYNESKSLRRVVCISLIVLSVVGLKLVS from the coding sequence ATGGCGTGGCTCACATTAATCATTGCAGGTTGTTGTGAAATGGTCGGTGTGACCGCATTAGAGAAGATAAGCCGTAAAGTGTCATGGCGTTCCGTTGGTCTTTTAGCCACTGGTTTTATTTGTAGTTTTTCATTATTAAAATTAGCCATGAACACCATCCCCATGAGTACAGCTTATGCTGTTTGGTCAGGAATTGGGACAGCTGGCAGTGCGCTTTTAGGCATGATCATCTACAATGAATCCAAGTCACTCCGTCGTGTTGTTTGTATTTCACTGATTGTGTTATCCGTTGTCGGTCTGAAATTAGTGTCTTAG
- a CDS encoding DoxX family protein yields the protein MINLGLLIIRLIVGLSFAGHGAQKLFGWFGGHGPKATGGAFDSMGIKPGFPMAVLAGLAELIGGLLFAIGLFTWLGAALIIITMLVAILKVHGKNGYYSEGGFEFQLILIAVALGVGMIGPGAYAIG from the coding sequence ATGATAAATTTGGGTTTATTGATTATTCGTCTGATCGTTGGCCTTAGTTTTGCTGGTCATGGCGCACAAAAATTGTTTGGTTGGTTCGGTGGTCACGGCCCCAAAGCAACCGGAGGCGCTTTTGACTCAATGGGGATCAAACCAGGATTTCCTATGGCTGTCCTCGCCGGCCTTGCAGAATTGATCGGCGGATTGCTGTTCGCTATAGGTCTATTCACTTGGCTGGGCGCGGCTCTTATTATAATAACGATGCTTGTCGCTATCTTGAAGGTTCACGGAAAGAACGGTTATTATAGTGAAGGTGGATTTGAATTTCAATTGATCTTGATTGCGGTTGCGCTTGGTGTGGGTATGATCGGCCCAGGTGCTTACGCGATTGGATAA